A genomic segment from Rhodospirillum centenum SW encodes:
- the rlmB gene encoding 23S rRNA (guanosine(2251)-2'-O)-methyltransferase RlmB: MKNTRSPSRSGRSGGRAPSPGQPGRRPSGVRSESSADAGTPVRRSGKPAGAAPRPAKEPARTGAPERGARPAGKPAPRTPADSPAAPGAGAGVRPGVNRHNLIYGLHPVAAAWINPERRCRGLYVTESALAALDGAVQRAAELGLERPDPTFLEKEELDKLLPPGAVHQGVALDTAPLPEVAVEDVCIAAESEPQALVIVLDQVTDPHNVGAIMRSAAAFGARAVIVQDRHAPPVTGVLAKTASGAVDAVPLVRVTNLARALDTLKQAGFWTVGLDESGARPLHEVDLTGRTALVLGSEGEGLRRLTGERCDEIARLPTGGPVGSLNVSNAAAVALYEVARRR, encoded by the coding sequence GTCCGGCGTCCGTTCCGAATCATCCGCCGATGCCGGCACGCCGGTGCGCCGGTCCGGCAAGCCCGCGGGTGCCGCCCCTCGGCCCGCCAAGGAGCCGGCCCGCACGGGCGCGCCCGAGCGCGGCGCGCGGCCGGCCGGCAAGCCCGCCCCCCGCACGCCTGCCGATTCCCCCGCGGCCCCCGGTGCCGGCGCTGGCGTGCGTCCGGGCGTCAACCGGCACAACCTGATCTACGGGCTGCATCCCGTCGCCGCGGCGTGGATCAATCCGGAGCGGCGCTGCCGCGGCCTCTATGTCACCGAATCGGCCCTGGCCGCGCTGGACGGCGCCGTGCAGCGCGCGGCGGAGCTGGGACTGGAGCGGCCGGACCCGACCTTCCTGGAGAAGGAGGAACTGGACAAGCTGCTGCCCCCCGGCGCCGTGCATCAGGGCGTGGCCCTGGACACCGCACCGTTGCCCGAGGTCGCGGTGGAGGATGTCTGCATCGCCGCCGAATCGGAGCCGCAGGCGCTGGTGATCGTGCTGGACCAGGTGACCGACCCGCACAATGTCGGCGCCATCATGCGCTCGGCCGCCGCCTTCGGGGCCAGGGCCGTGATCGTGCAGGACCGCCATGCCCCGCCGGTCACGGGCGTGCTGGCGAAGACCGCCTCCGGTGCGGTGGACGCCGTGCCGCTGGTGCGGGTGACGAATCTGGCGCGCGCATTGGACACGCTGAAGCAGGCCGGGTTCTGGACCGTCGGCCTGGACGAGAGCGGCGCCCGCCCCCTGCACGAGGTTGACCTGACCGGACGCACGGCGCTGGTGCTGGGCTCCGAGGGCGAGGGGCTGCGGCGGCTGACGGGGGAGCGCTGCGACGAGATCGCGCGGCTGCCCACCGGCGGCCCCGTCGGCAGCCTGAACGTCTCCAACGCCGCGGCAGTGGCGCTTTACGAGGTGGCGCGGCGACGCTAG